CGCGCTCCTGGCGCTCGTGGTACTGGCCCCGATCGCGGCCATGCTCCTGCAGATGGCCTTGTCACGCAGCCGCGAATTCGAGGCCGATCGCTCGGGCGCGCGCCTCATCGGCACCGGTGAGCCGCTCGCGAGCGCGCTCGCCAAGCTCGACGCCGCGGCCCGGCGCATCCCGATGAAGGTTGACCCGGCCCAGGCACAGAAGTACATCATCAACCCGCTCACGGGCCGCAAGATGAACTTCGCCAAGCTCTTCACCACCCACCCGCCCACCGAGGAGCGCATCGCGCGCCTGCGGACCCGGGAGTGGGCGAGCTAGTCCCTGAAGTTCTTGAACTGAAGGGGGATTCCGAAGTCCTCCGCCTTCAGCTTGGCGATCACGGCCTGCAGGTCGTCCTTCTTCTTGCCGGAGACGCGTAGCTGGTCGCCCTGGGTCTGCGACGAGACACCCTTGAGCCCCAGGTTCTTGATGAACTTGTTGAGCTCGCGTGCCTTGGCGTCGGCGATGCCCGCGTTGATCTTCGCGGTGCGCCGCACGCTGCCCTTCGCGCCCTGCTCGACCGGGCCGTACTCGAGCGCCTTCAGCGACACGCTGCGCTTGACGAGCTTCTCCTCGAGCACCTGCACGAGGGCCTTCATGCGGTCGTCGGTGCTGGAGCGAAGGTGCAGCTCGCCGTCGCCCAACTCGACCGCAGACCCGGTGTCCTTGAAGTCGAAACGGGTCGCCGTCTCGCGGCTCGCCTGGTCGACGGCGTTGCGCACCTCCTGCAGGTCGACCTCCGAGACGACGTCAAAGGTGGGCATGGGCAGACGCTATCGTGCGTCGCCACCAGGGTCGGTGCCCGAGCGGCCAAAGGGAGCAGACTGTAAATCTGCCGGCACAGCCTACGGAGGTTCGAATCCTCCCCGGCCCACTTTCCCCGGCCCCCACGCTCTGTCCACGCCGACCGCGACACGATTCGGCTACCGAAGGAGCGCTTCCATGCGCGCGATCGCGGCGTCACAGATCCGCGCCCCTCGGTCCGCGATCGTGCTGGTGCCGTCGTCGACCGGAGACGGGCGGTGGAGCGCTCACCCGAGCCCCGCTACGGGTCCCAGGCCGCTACCCGCCGGGCGGGCAGCGCCCGGCCCGCATCGGCCAGCTTCTCGATGACGGCCAAAGGTGTCGACCAGACCCGCCGCCGCCTCCGCAGGCAGCGTCTCGGGCCAACGACAAGACGACACCTTGCAAGCACGAAATCAGGATTTCGACGGAACGTGTCGACCGTTGCCCTCGGTGGCCCCGGGCAGCATGCTGAGGCACGGAACCTCGGGAGGGACCATGCCTTACGCGCAAGGACGCACCTACCTCGATGCCGACAGCCATCTGATGGAGACTTCTGACTGGCTGGTGGGCTACGCCGACCCTGACCTGCGCGACAAGATCCGTCCGCTCTACCTCGGTGGTGCAGGTGCGATGGCCGAGCAGGCGGTCGCCGATGCCGAGGCCCGCCGCGGTGACGAACAGGCCGCCGTCGCGCTCGAAGCCGCGCTGATGAAGGCCAAGGGGTGGAGCGCGCTGGGAGCCTTCGACCCTGCGGAGCGGAGCCGGGCGCTCGACCTCCTGGGCTTCGACCGCCAACTCGTGTTCAGCACGTTCGCGGCGACCCAGTTCGCGAGCGACGACGCTGACCTGCTCTACGGCGGGACCCGCGCCCACAATCGGGCGATCGCCGACTTCTGCTCCGACGACGACCGGCTGATCGCAGTGGGTTTCGTGCCGTGGGGCGCGCCGGAGCTCTCCACCCAGGCCGTCGAGGAGGCGATCGACTTCGGATGTGGCGCGATCCTGGTGCCGTCCGCGCCGCCGCGCGACATGTCGCCGAGCCACCCCGACTACGACGGCGTTTGGGCCCGGCTGCAGGATGCAGACACGCCGTTCATGACCCACATCGGCGGGGGCGGGCACCCGCTGCGCAAGGCGTTCCACAACAACGGCAAACCGCCGACCACCGACTTCCTCGGGGGCGGGGAGAACGTCCGGTCGAAGGACTACATGGTCCTGCATCAGCCACCCGAGACCTTCGTCGCAGTGATCGTGCTCGACGGCGTGCTCGAGAGGTTTCCCCGTCTGCGCGGCGGCTGCATCGAGCAGGGCGCGCTCTGGGTGCCTTCGCTCTTGAAGCGGCTCGACATCGCCCAGTCCACGTTCGTGAGGACCGAGCCGGCGCTCGACTTGCCGCTCAAGGCCTCCGAGTACGTGCACCGTCAGCTCTGGTTCACCCCCTTCCCCACTGAACCCGTCGGCTGGCTGATCGAGCAGTCCGGCGACGACCTCTTCCTGTTCTCGTCCGACTACCCCCATCCCGAGGGCGGGCGCGATCCGCTGGCGCGATTCGAGAGCAGTCTCGAGGGCGCGAGCGACGAGGCGCAGGAGCGCTTCTACTCGGGCAACTTCGTCGACATGATGGGGAGCCTCTAGGCGCGTTCGCCCTTCATCGGACCTGAAGCAAATCGGCTCGCCCCGCCGGCGTCTCGCCGGGCATGCTCGGGGCGGTGGAGCACCCAACCGAGCACCCAACCGCTGCCGCCCTCGAAGCGGGGCTCGACGACGTCCGCCGGGCACCCCGCGATCGCGGACGGGTCGAGCTCATCGTCCGGCGTCCGGCCGAGAGCGAGCGCGAGGTCCTCGCGGTCGGAGAGCTCGATCGCGGCGAGGGCCTCGTCGGCGACACGTGGCGGGCCCGGTCGGACCCGCCCACCGCAGACGGGTGGCCGGACGGCGACATGCAACTCACGCTGATGAGCTCCCGGGTCGCCCGGCTCGTTGCGGTACGAGCCGACCGCTGGCAGCTCGCCGGTGATCAGCTGTTCGTCGATCTCGACCTGAGCGAGGCGAACCTGCCGCCTGCCACCCGTCTCGAGCTGGGCTCGGCCGTGATCGAGATCACCGATGAACCACACCTCGGCTGCGCGAAGTTCGCGGCGCGGTTCGGGCGGGATGCGCTCCGGTTCGTGAACTCGGCGACGGGCCGGGAACTGCGCCTGCGCGGCGTGAACGCCAAGGTCGTCGTGGCGGGCACCGTCCGCACCGGTGACGAGATCCGCAAGCTCCGCCCCCGTTCCGTTCTCTGAACGAGGCGGCTCCCCTCACAACAGCTTCTGCATCAGGACCACGTCGAGCCAGCGGCCGAACTTGCGACCCACCTCGCGTTCGACGCCCGCCTGCTCGAAGCCACACGCGCGATGGAGGGCGATCGATGCCTCGTGCCCGCCGACGATCCGCCCGATGACCGAATGGAAACCATGCGTGGTCGCCAGCGCGACGAGCTCGGCCAGCAGCAGCCCACCGACGCCGTGTCCCCGCCGGTCGCGGCGCACGTACACCGAGTCCTCGACGGTCGTCGCGTACGCGGGGCGATCGCGGTAGGGCGACAGCGACCCGAAGCCGACGACGTCGTCCCCTTCGACCGCAGCGATGGCCGGGTGCGCGCCGGCATGGGCCGCCAACCACGCCTGCTGGTCCTCGAGCGAGCGGGGCACGAGGTCGAACGTCACCGTCGACTCCTGCACCTCGACGTTGTAGATGGAACGCATGGCCGGCGCGTCGTCGGGTCGGGCCAGCCGCACGTCCACCGCGCCGACCCTACCGTGGCGGTCCTCGCGTGAGCGCGGCCTACCCGACGAGCCGTTCGCCGACGACGGCCTCGTGCTCCGGCGAGGGCTCGATGACCGCAAGGTGACCGGCGACGGCCTCCATGCGCGCCCACGAGGCGACGTCCTCGTCCTCGGTCAGGTAGACGACCTGCGGCGACCCGGCGGAACGACCGACGAGCTCGAGCATCCACTGCTTGATCGACGGGTCGACGCCGTTCAACGGCTCGTCGAGGATGAGCGGGAGGCTCTGGCCGCCGGGCCCCGCATTGCGCAGCTCGGCCAGTCGGGCGACGAGGGCGTGGGCCAGGTCGGCAGGCTCCACCGCGCGCAGGCTGGGGCCGGTGAGCCCCGACCCGGCGCGACCCTCGTCCGCCAGGCGCACGGCCAGCGTGGCGATCCGCTCGCGCATCGTCAGCGCCCAGTCCACCGCGACCTCTCCCGCCAGCGACTGCCAGCGCGCGACCGCCTGGCGGTGCGCCTCGGCGGCGGTGGCGAGGTGCTGACGGTTGTGCTGTCCCTGGAGCAGGCCGTTCACCCGCTGGAGGTGGAACCCGATGTAGGACCGTGCGCCCGCGGCGGCGAGCGCTTCGGACTCGGCCTTGCGCGCGAGCTCCATGCGGCGCCGGAAGCGAATGGAGACCACGGTCGTCAGCAGTGCCACGACCAGGAACGGCAACGCGTAGAGCCGGTTGAGAAGCGCGGCGGGGATGGCGGCGAGGGCGCACGCGCCGCCGATGAAGAGAGCGTGGTGGCGAACGTCCTCGTGCCTCTCCAGCGCGTTCTCGAACTCCTCGTGGCGGCGCTCGATCTCTTCGATCACCGGCAGGTCCTCCGGCGCCGCGCCCACCGCCTCGACCTCGGTCTTGAGGGCGACGTCGGTCGCCCTGACCTGGTCGGCCGCCTGCCACAGCTGATCCTGGTCCACCACGGCCAACGCGCGGACGAGGGCGTCGCTGCGACTCGACGCGGCCACGTCGGTCGCGCTCAGACGGCACAACCGGCGCGCCGCTTCGACGTTCAGCCCCAGGTGCTCGAGGATGTCGATCGTGCCGTGCGCGTTCTCGAACTCGCCGCTGACGTCCTGGCCCGTCTCGATCTCCACGACGCGGTCGCGCCCGCTCTCGGGGCGCATCACCGCGAGGCGCCGCCCCGAGTCCTCCGTGAGCTCGAGGTGTGCGCCGCCCCGGCCGCCACCGAGGGAGCCGAGGAGCTCGCCGACGAGGCTGTCGCGCTCCAGCCGGCCAACGCCCGCGACCACGGTGAGACGCGGATGGAAGCGGACCGTCACTGCGTTCGGCCCCGCCTCCAGGATCAAGCGGTGGTAGCGCACGTCAGGCGTATCGGCGTGCGTCGTTTTTTTCTTGAATACGCCGGGAAGACGCCGCGGCGAGGTCCGGTAACCTGTCGGCCCGGAACCCGCCCCCTTAGCTCAGTCGGTAGAGCACAGCCATGGTAAGGCTGGTGTCGTCGGTTCGATTCCGACAGGGGGCTCACTCGCCACTCGCGCGAGGATCATGATCGCCCGCAGGGCGACGACAGATGGCGGCGTAGCTCAGTTGGTAAGAGCACACGGCTCATAATCGTGGGGTCGTCGGTTCGAGTCCGACCGCCGCTACCGCAGCAGGAAGGTCCGCAGCACCGAAGTCCCCGAGACAACGCACGGGCACACGACAACACGGCGCCGGCGGGGCAGGTCTGCCGCCCGGGGAGATGACAACAGACGACACGGCGCCGGTGGGGCAGGGGCCCCACCTTGGCGAGGAGGCTGGGGCTCCGGGGCCCCAGCCGGGAGGAAGACATGGCGAAGCAGAAGTTCGAGCGCACCAAGACCCACGTCAACGTGGGGACGATGGGCCACATCGACCACGGCAAGACCACCCTCACCGCGGCCATCACCAAGGTGCTGCACGACCGGAACCCCAGCGTGGCCTTCACCGCCTTCGACCAGATCGACAAGGCGCCGGAGGAGAAGCAGCGGGGCATCACCATCTCCATCGCCCACGTGGAGTACGAGACCGACAAGCGCCACTACGCGCACGTCGACATGCCCGGCCACGCCGACTACATCAAGAACATGATCACCGGCGCGGCCCAGGTGGACGGGGCCATCCTGGTGGTGAGCGCGGCCGACGGCCCCATGCCCCAGACCCGCGAGCACGTGCTGCTGGCCCGCCAGGTGGGGGTGCCCTACATCGTGGTGGCCCTGAACAAGGCGGACATGGTCGACGACGAGGAGCTGCTCGACCTGGTGGAGCTGGAGGTGCGCGAGCTGCTCACCGACTACGAGTTCCCGGGCGACGACACCCCCGTGGTGCGGGTGAGCGCGCTCAAGGCGCTGGAGGGCGACGAGGCCTGGACCCCCAAGATCCTCGAGCTCATGGACGCGGTGGACAGCTTCGTCCCCGACCCCGAGCGGGCCGTGGACCGGCCCTTCCTCATGCCCATCGAGGACGTGTTCACCATCACCGGCCGGGGCACGGTCGTCACCGGCAAGGTGGAGCAGGGCGTGGTCAAGGTGGGCGAGGAGGTGGAGATGGTGGGCATCCGCCCCACCACCAAGACCGTGTGCACCGGGGTGGAGATGTTCCGCAAGCTCCTCGACCAGGGCCAGGCGGGCGACAACATCGGGGTGCTGCTGCGGGGGACGAAGAAGGAGGACGTGGAGCGGGGCCAGGTGCTGTGCAAGCCCGGCTCCATCACCCCCCACACCAACTTCGAGGCCCAGGTCTACGTGCTGACCAAGGAGGAGGGCGGGCGCCACACCCCGTTCTTCAACAACTACCGGCCCCAGTTCTACTTCCGCACCACCGACGTCACCGGCCACATCGTGTTGCCCGAGGGCACCGAGATGGTCATGCCCGGCGACAACACCGTCATGACCGTCGAGCTCATCCACCCCATCGCCATGGACGAGGGCCTGCGCTTCGCCATCCGCGAGGGCGGGCGCACCGTGGGCGCCGGCTCGGTCACCAAGATCCTGAAGTAGGCCACGACAGCAGCGTCACAACACAGAGACACAGAGAAGGAAGAGATGGCACGGAACGAGAAGCGCATCAAGGTCACGCTTGCCTGCGAGCAGTGCAAGCGGCGCAACTACATCACGATGAAGAACAAGCAGAACGACCGCGAGCGCATCGAGATGAAGAAGTACTGCCGGTGGGACCGCGCGCATACACTTCACAAAGAGACGCGATAAGCGCGTAACGACCTGTTCCCCCCACGGGTCGGAGGAGCGCAGTGCTTTGAAGCGACACAGCCTGTGAAGCCAAGTGTGAAGGCACCTCTCGAGCAGTCGGAGCCGTCCGGGCAGGATCGCCTGGTCGAGGCGGCCCAGGCCGGCGACCGGGATGCCTTCGACGAGCTGGTGCGTGCGACCTATGCCGACACGTACACGCTCGCCTACCGGCTCACCGGTGACGAGGAGGATGCGCGCGACGTGGTGCAGGAGGCCTATCTCCGGGCTTATCGGGGACTGAAGCGGTTCCGCGGCGACGCCCAGTTCTCGACCTGGATGTACCGGATCACCGCCAACTGCGCGTCCACGTTCCTCGCCAAGCGCACCCGCCACCGCCACGAGGAGCTCGTCGACGACGCCGTGCTCGCCGACGGCCGGCCCGAGGTCGACCCCGAGTCGATGGCCGAGGCGCAGCTCCTCCGCGACCGCGTCTCCGACGCGCTGCACGACCTCGCTCCGGGCCTGAGGGCGGTGGTCGTCCTCCGCGACGTCTACGACCTGCCGCACGAGGCGATCGCCACCGAGCTCGGCATCAGCGAGGCGGCGGCAAAGGTGCGCCTGCACCGGGCGCGCAAGAAGCTGCGCGAGCGGCTGTTCCCGATCAGTGGGGAGGAGAGCGCCCGTGCGGTCTGAGCGCGTGCTCTCGTGCGCCGACGTCGCCGACGCCCTGCCTGGGATCGTCGACGGCTCGGGGTCGGCCGACCTTGCCCTGCGCCGGCACGTCGAGGGTTGCCTGCGTTGCCAGGCCGAGCTGGTCCAGCACCGCCGGCTGCTGAAGACGCTGCACCACCTGCGCACCGAGGTGCTCGAGCCCGCGCCGGGTCTGCTCACCGAGATCCTGGCCAACCTCGAGGCCGCGGGGGAGCGGGGCGCGGTGCGCTCGCTGCTGAGCGGCCGGCGGGGCGCGTATCTCGGCGGGTTGGCGGCCGCGACTGCGGCAGGCGCGGCGGCCGGAGCCATCGTGCTCGCCAACCGTGCCCGCAAGCGCGTTCGCCTCGCGAGCTAGCGCGCTGCATTTCAGGGAAACCGTGCAGGGTCGTGCCCTCGGCGCCTCGGCTATCCTCGGTGCGGACTACCCCCGAAGGGCAGTAGCTCAATTTGGCAGAGCACCGGTCTCCAAAACCGGCGGTTGGGGGTTCGAGTCCCTCCTGCCCTGCTTGCTCCCGCCGACGTGGCGGCGAACCGAGGTGCGGCGAACGTGGTGAACGTGAGGTGGCGGTGATCTTCGGATGGCAATGAACCGACAGACCAAGCGCATGATGCAGCGCCAGGGTCAGCTCGCGCCCGACGGCACCCCCGCGCGCCGCGCTCCTCAGCCCCGCCCCGCGCCCCGTCCGGTCAAGGAGCGCACCGGTCCGGGCGAGTACGCCCGCCAGGTGCGCGCCGAGCTGCGCAAGGTCGCATGGCCGACCCGCGCGGAGGTCATCAACTACTCGATCATCGTGCTCGTGGCGCTGCTCGTGCTGATGGCGCTGATCTTCGGGCTCGACTACGTGTTCGGCAAGGCTGTCTTCTTCCTCTTCAAGACATGACCGACCTCACCGACGACGGCGACGACCGCGACGAGCAGGCGCTCGAGGACGACGATCCCGTGAACGACGTCACAGACACCCCCGACATCGCCAGCGTCCTGTCGCCCGCCGCTCCCGACGGCGCCGCGCCCGACGGCGCCGGCACGTCTGACGACGACGCCGAGGCCGTGTCCGGCGGCGACATCGTCATCACCGAGGACGAGCTCCTCGGAGGCAGTGCCGACGACTACGAGGACGTCGACGAGGAGCCGGTCCGCGAGAGCCCCTACGACCGTCCCGGCAGCTGGTACGTCGTGCACACCTACGCGGGCTACGAGAACAAGGTGAAGTCCAACCTCGAGAGCCGCATCAACTCGATGGACATGGAGGACCGCATCTTCGAATGCGTGATCCCCATGGAGGACGTGATCGAGTTCAAGAGCGGCAAGAAGGTCGTCGTGCCGAAGAAGGTCTTCCCGGGCTACCTGCTGGTGCGCTGCGACCTCGACGACGACTCGTGGCGCGTCGTCCGCAACACGCCCGGGGTGACCGGGTTCGTGGGCGCCGGCTCCAAGCCGACGCCGCTCACCCGCACCGATGTCGAGACGTTCCTCGGCGTCAAGGAAGAGGGCCCCGAGACCACCAAGCGCACCCGGCCCCGGCTCGAGTACGAGGTGGGCGAGAGCGTGCGCGTGCGTGAGGGGCCCTTCGCCGACTTCTCGGGCCAGATCGCCGAGATCAACGAAGACCAGCTGAAGCTCAAGGTGCTCGTCAACATCTTCGGGCGCGAGACTCCCGTCGAGCTCGAGTTCAGCCAGGTCGCCAAGCTCTAGTCCCTTTTCCAAAACGGAAGGAACCGCCGTCCATGGCGAAGAAGCGCGTCGCCGCCATCGTGAAGATCCAGATCCCCGCCGGCGCGGCGACGCCGGCCCCGCCCGTGGGCACCGCGCTCGGGCCCCACGGCGTGAACATCATGGACTTCTGCAAGATGTACAACGCCCAGACCGAGAGCCAGCGGGGCACGGTCGTCCCCGCCGAGATCACGATCTTCGAGGACCGGTCGTTCACCTTCATCACCAAGACACCGCCAACACCGGTGCTGCTGCGTGCCGCAGCCGGCATCGACAAAGGCGCACAGACGACGGGCCGCGAGATCGTCGCCACGATCTCCGACGCGCAGCTGACCGAGATCGCGCAGACGAAGATGCCCGACCTCAACGCCAACGACCTCGAGGCGGCCAAGAAGCAGGTGGCGGGAACCGCCCGCTCGATGGGGATCAAGGTGGGCTGACGTGGCCCAGGGAAAGAGGTACACCGACGCCGTGCGGCACTTCGACCTCCAGCAGGAGCACACGCCGGCCGAGGCCGTCGACCTGGTGAAGAGCGTGGCCGCGGCGAAGTTCGACGAGACCGTCGAGTTGGCCGTGCGCCTCGGGGTCGATCCCCGCAAGGCGGACCAGATCGTGCGGGGCACGGTCGGGCTGCCGGCCGGCACGGGCAAGGCGGTGCGGGTCGCGGTGTTCGCGGCCGGTCCCGCCGCGGCCGAGGCGCGCGACGCGGGTGCCGACATCGTGGGCGCCGACGACCTGGTCGAGAAGGTGCAGGGCGGCTTCCTCGACTTCGACGTGGCCATCGCCACCCCCGACCTCATGGCCCAGGTCGGCAAGCTCGGGCGGGTGCTCGGGCCGCGGGGCCTCATGCCCAACCCGAAGACGGGCACGGTCACCCCCGAGGTGGGCCGCGCGGTCGGCGAGTTCAAGGGTGGTCGGGTCGAGTACCGCACCGACCGGTACGGAAACATCCACACACCAATCGGCAAGGTGAGCTTCGACCGCGCCGCGCTGCTCGAGAACTTCCGAGCCGTTCTCGACGAGCTGCAGCGGGCCAAGCCCCCGGCGGCCAAGGGCCGCTACATCCGGGGCATCACCCTGTCGTCCACCATGGGCCCGGGGGTCAAGGTCGACCCCACCCGGCTGCGCAATCTCGAGGAAGAGGCGGCGAGCGCGTAGTAGCGTCACCCTTCGCAACTTCAACCCAAAACTTCATCTGCGCCGCAGACATCCGGTGCGCCGTGAGCGCATAAAGGGGCCTCTCCGAGCCCCGCCCGACGAGGCGAGCTCCCGAGCCCCGGGCGTTCGCGCGTGAGCTGCGAGCGCCCGTTTCGCTGTTCAGGAGCAAACCTAGGCATGGACGATCCGAGGCCGGAGAAGGTGGCTGTCGTCGACGAGGTGCGCGAGCGCCTCTCGTCGGCGAACGCGGCGCTGCTGACCGAGTACCGCGGCCTCGGCGTCGGCGAGCTGGCCCGACTGCGCCGCTCGCTGCGGGAGGCGGGCGGCGAGTACAAGATCTACAAGAACACGCTCGTGCGCTTCGCGGTGCGCGAGCTCGGCCTGGACGGGTTGGAGACCCTGCTCGTCGGGCCGACGGCCATCACCTTCGTCGAGACGGATGCCGCCAGCGTGGCCAAGGCACTGCGCGACTTCGCCCGGACCAACCCCAACCTGGTGGTCAAGGGCGGCCTCCTGGGCGCCAAGGTGCTCTCGGCCGCCGACGCGGGGGCGCTGGCCGAGTTGCCGTCGCGCGACCTGCTCCTGGCGCAGCTGGCCGGGGCCGTCGCCGCGCCGCTGCAGACGTTCGCCGGCCTCCTGCAGGCCCTGCCCCGCAACCTGGCCTACGGCCTGCAGGCCCTGATCGACAAGCAGGGCGGCGTGCCCGAGGCACCCGCCCCCGAGGCACCCGCCCCCGAGCCAACCGAACAGCTCGAGGGAGCCGAACAACTCGAGGCTGCCGCGCCCGAGGCGGCCGCAGACGTGGCCGACGAGGCCCCGACGTCCGACGCCGGCGAATCGCCGGTCGACACCGAACCCGCACCCGAGCCCCAGGAGGACCAGTGACCATGGCCACCAAGGAAGAGATCCTCGACGCCATCGCCGGCATGACCGTGCTCGAGCTGAGCGAGCTGCTCAAGGACTTCGAGGAGAAGTTCGGGGTGACCGCGGCGGCGCCGGTGGCGGCCGCCCCCGCCGGGGGAGCCGCGGGCGGCGGCGCCCCCGCCGAGGAGGTCGAGGAGCAGGACGAGTTCGACGTCATCCTGTCCGCCGCGGGCGACAAGAAGATCCAGGTCATCAAGGAGGTGCGGGCCCTCACCAGCCTGGGCCTGAAGGAGGCGAAGGACCTCATCGACGCGGCCCCCAAGCCCGTCCTCGAGAGGGTGTCCAAGGAGGACGCCGAGAAGGCCAAGGCGCAGTTGGAAGGCGCGGGTGCCACCGTCGAGCTCAAGTAGGACCCTTGACCGATCGGGGCGATTGGCTTACCCTCCCTTCAGCCGATCTCCGGGATGGGTTGCCTTTCTGCGCACCCACCCGCTAGGCTGTCGGGTTGCCGTGCCCGTCCGCGTCCTGCCTTTGATCCATCTGGCTTGACTCCGCGCGCACCCGCAGCAACTCGGTCCCGTTTCGAGGAGTGACGCTCTTGCCCCGTTCCACTGCCCGGGAACGCTTCTCCTTTGCCAACCTCGACGAAGTCCTGCCTCTCCCAGACCTGATCGCGATCCAGCGCGACTCCTTCCGGTCGTTCCTCGACAACGGACTGGCGGAGACCTTCCGCGACATCAGCCCGATCGAGGACTTCACCGGTCAGCTTCGGCTCGAGCTCGAGTTCGAGGCGGACGACATCGACCTGCGCCCGCCGCCGAAGTTCACGGTCGAGGAGTGCAAGGAGAAGGACATGACCTTCTCCGCGCCGATCTTCGTCCGCGCCCGCTTCATGAACGCCACCACGGGCGAGATCAAGGAGCAGACGGTCTTCATGGGGGACTTCCCGATGATGACCGAGAAGGGCACCTTCATCGTCAACGGCACCGAGCGGGTGGTCGTCTCCCAGCTCGTGCGCAGCCCGGGCGTGATCTTTCAGCCCGGCCGCGACGCCAAGACGCTCGTCACCGGCACGATCCACCCGTACCGCGGGGAGTGGATCGAGTTCGACGTCGAGGCCAAGCCGGGCAAGGACCTCACGGCGGGCGCCCGCGTGGCGCGCAAGCGGCGGCTCAGCCTCTTCGTGCTGCTGCGGGCGCTGGGCTACGACGAGGAGACCCACCCCGGCCTCATCGACCGCTTCGTGCGGCATTTCAAGTTCCCGAACGGCGTGGTGCTCCTCGAGAGCCAGTGGGAGAAGGAGCGTGAGCTCGTCCCGACGCGCGAAGAGGCGTTGGTCGAGATCTACAAGCGGGCCCGACCGGGCGAGCCGCCCAACGTCGAGTCGGCGCGCGCGTACTTCGAGAACGCCTTCTTCAATCCGAAGCGCTACGACCTCACGCGCGTCGGCCGCTACAAGCTGAACCGCAAGCTCGGCCTCGAGCTCGAGCGGCTCGAGCGCGACCTCGAGATCCCCATCGAGCGTCCCGCCGGCGATCAGGGCGTGCTCAGCCCCAGCGAGATCCTGGCTGCCACCAGCTACCTCCTGCACCTGGCGGCGGGTGAGCCCGAGTACACGATCGACGCCGAGCGCAAGATCGTCTACCGCCTCGACGACCAGGATCACTTCGCCAACCGGCGCATCCGCTCGGTCGGCGAGCTGATCCAGAACCAGGTCCGCATCGGCCTCTCCCGCATGGAGCGGGTGGTCCGCGAGCGCATGACCACCCAGGACGTCGAGGCGATCACGCCGCAGACGCTGATCAACATCCGGCCCGTGGTCGCGGCCATCAAGGAGTTCTTCGGCACCAGCCAGCTGTCGCAGTTCATGGACCAGACCAACCCGTTGTCGGGCCTCACCCACAAGCGCCGGTTGTCCGCGCTCGGCCCGGGCGGTCTCAGCCGCGAGCGCGCCGGGTTCGAGGTGCGCGACGTGCACACCTCCCACTACGGCCGGATGTGCCCCATCGAGACGCCGGAGGGCCCCAACATCGGCCTCATCGGTTCGCTGGCCTCGTTCGCGCAGGTCAACGACTTCGGGTTCATCGAGACGCCCTACCGCAAGGTGGTCAACGGCCGAGTCACCGACGAGATCCTCTACCTCGCAGCCGACGAGGAGGAGGAGCACATCATCGCCCAGGCCAACGCGCCGCTCAACGAGCGCGGCGAGTTCTCCGAAGAGCGGGTGCTCGTGCGCCGCGGGCCGCAAGGCGCCGGTGTGCGGGTCGGTGCGCAAGGCACGAGCTACGGCACCACCAGCGAGATCGACTTCGTGCCCAAGCTCGACGTCGACCTGA
This genomic stretch from Actinomycetota bacterium harbors:
- the tuf gene encoding elongation factor Tu, yielding MAKQKFERTKTHVNVGTMGHIDHGKTTLTAAITKVLHDRNPSVAFTAFDQIDKAPEEKQRGITISIAHVEYETDKRHYAHVDMPGHADYIKNMITGAAQVDGAILVVSAADGPMPQTREHVLLARQVGVPYIVVALNKADMVDDEELLDLVELEVRELLTDYEFPGDDTPVVRVSALKALEGDEAWTPKILELMDAVDSFVPDPERAVDRPFLMPIEDVFTITGRGTVVTGKVEQGVVKVGEEVEMVGIRPTTKTVCTGVEMFRKLLDQGQAGDNIGVLLRGTKKEDVERGQVLCKPGSITPHTNFEAQVYVLTKEEGGRHTPFFNNYRPQFYFRTTDVTGHIVLPEGTEMVMPGDNTVMTVELIHPIAMDEGLRFAIREGGRTVGAGSVTKILK
- a CDS encoding MOSC domain-containing protein, producing MLGAVEHPTEHPTAAALEAGLDDVRRAPRDRGRVELIVRRPAESEREVLAVGELDRGEGLVGDTWRARSDPPTADGWPDGDMQLTLMSSRVARLVAVRADRWQLAGDQLFVDLDLSEANLPPATRLELGSAVIEITDEPHLGCAKFAARFGRDALRFVNSATGRELRLRGVNAKVVVAGTVRTGDEIRKLRPRSVL
- a CDS encoding N-acetyltransferase family protein: MDVRLARPDDAPAMRSIYNVEVQESTVTFDLVPRSLEDQQAWLAAHAGAHPAIAAVEGDDVVGFGSLSPYRDRPAYATTVEDSVYVRRDRRGHGVGGLLLAELVALATTHGFHSVIGRIVGGHEASIALHRACGFEQAGVEREVGRKFGRWLDVVLMQKLL
- the rpmG gene encoding 50S ribosomal protein L33; amino-acid sequence: MARNEKRIKVTLACEQCKRRNYITMKNKQNDRERIEMKKYCRWDRAHTLHKETR
- a CDS encoding sigma-70 family RNA polymerase sigma factor → MFPPRVGGAQCFEATQPVKPSVKAPLEQSEPSGQDRLVEAAQAGDRDAFDELVRATYADTYTLAYRLTGDEEDARDVVQEAYLRAYRGLKRFRGDAQFSTWMYRITANCASTFLAKRTRHRHEELVDDAVLADGRPEVDPESMAEAQLLRDRVSDALHDLAPGLRAVVVLRDVYDLPHEAIATELGISEAAAKVRLHRARKKLRERLFPISGEESARAV
- the secE gene encoding preprotein translocase subunit SecE, producing the protein MQRQGQLAPDGTPARRAPQPRPAPRPVKERTGPGEYARQVRAELRKVAWPTRAEVINYSIIVLVALLVLMALIFGLDYVFGKAVFFLFKT
- the nusG gene encoding transcription termination/antitermination protein NusG, whose protein sequence is MTDLTDDGDDRDEQALEDDDPVNDVTDTPDIASVLSPAAPDGAAPDGAGTSDDDAEAVSGGDIVITEDELLGGSADDYEDVDEEPVRESPYDRPGSWYVVHTYAGYENKVKSNLESRINSMDMEDRIFECVIPMEDVIEFKSGKKVVVPKKVFPGYLLVRCDLDDDSWRVVRNTPGVTGFVGAGSKPTPLTRTDVETFLGVKEEGPETTKRTRPRLEYEVGESVRVREGPFADFSGQIAEINEDQLKLKVLVNIFGRETPVELEFSQVAKL
- a CDS encoding hydrolase produces the protein MAPGSMLRHGTSGGTMPYAQGRTYLDADSHLMETSDWLVGYADPDLRDKIRPLYLGGAGAMAEQAVADAEARRGDEQAAVALEAALMKAKGWSALGAFDPAERSRALDLLGFDRQLVFSTFAATQFASDDADLLYGGTRAHNRAIADFCSDDDRLIAVGFVPWGAPELSTQAVEEAIDFGCGAILVPSAPPRDMSPSHPDYDGVWARLQDADTPFMTHIGGGGHPLRKAFHNNGKPPTTDFLGGGENVRSKDYMVLHQPPETFVAVIVLDGVLERFPRLRGGCIEQGALWVPSLLKRLDIAQSTFVRTEPALDLPLKASEYVHRQLWFTPFPTEPVGWLIEQSGDDLFLFSSDYPHPEGGRDPLARFESSLEGASDEAQERFYSGNFVDMMGSL
- a CDS encoding YajQ family cyclic di-GMP-binding protein, whose protein sequence is MPMPTFDVVSEVDLQEVRNAVDQASRETATRFDFKDTGSAVELGDGELHLRSSTDDRMKALVQVLEEKLVKRSVSLKALEYGPVEQGAKGSVRRTAKINAGIADAKARELNKFIKNLGLKGVSSQTQGDQLRVSGKKKDDLQAVIAKLKAEDFGIPLQFKNFRD